A window of the Bradyrhizobium diazoefficiens genome harbors these coding sequences:
- a CDS encoding SRPBCC family protein, which yields MRITVETIVAAPIDQVWRAYTTPADIVKWNAASDDWHTTKATVDLREGGVFSSRMEAKDGSMGFDFAGTYTTIVEHKLIEYAFGDRRAEVEFVPGPKGIVVRVVFDSEPTHSVAQQQGGWQAILDNFARYVEAKKA from the coding sequence ATGAGGATCACCGTCGAAACCATCGTCGCCGCCCCGATTGATCAGGTCTGGCGTGCCTACACGACGCCTGCCGACATCGTGAAGTGGAACGCCGCGTCGGACGACTGGCATACGACCAAGGCGACGGTCGACCTGCGCGAAGGCGGCGTGTTCTCGTCCCGCATGGAGGCCAAGGACGGCAGCATGGGCTTCGATTTCGCCGGCACCTACACGACGATCGTCGAGCACAAGCTGATCGAATATGCGTTCGGCGACCGCAGGGCCGAAGTCGAGTTTGTGCCCGGTCCGAAGGGCATTGTCGTCCGCGTCGTCTTCGACAGCGAGCCGACGCATTCGGTCGCGCAGCAGCAAGGCGGCTGGCAGGCGATTCTCGACAATTTTGCGCGATACGTCGAGGCGAAGAAGGCGTAA
- a CDS encoding L,D-transpeptidase yields MSKRAKRGKAETLAVPMVARVAIGAVAVAALGYCLLSGPETAQPMRRPPAHQALASSTPVYVATPIHASAPAPAPIPAPAPLVEPPKAADGPGAFVRQVVDYASRQAPGTVIIDTRNTFLYFVLNDTQAMRYGIGVGREGFAWSGEQTVARKTEWPDWRPPAEMVVRQPYLPRFMAGGPGNPLGARAMYLGETEYRIHGTNKPDTIGKRVSSGCIRLTNEDVVDLYERVKVGAKVIVLPAAPSNRPSAANAKMLSSGPKIAEAR; encoded by the coding sequence ATGAGCAAGCGGGCCAAACGTGGAAAGGCAGAGACGCTCGCAGTACCAATGGTCGCGAGAGTTGCAATTGGCGCCGTGGCCGTCGCCGCATTGGGGTACTGTTTGCTGTCCGGCCCGGAGACCGCTCAGCCGATGCGGAGGCCGCCCGCACACCAAGCTCTGGCATCGTCAACTCCGGTTTACGTGGCAACTCCGATTCATGCATCAGCGCCGGCTCCAGCTCCGATTCCGGCCCCGGCGCCTCTGGTCGAACCACCAAAAGCCGCCGACGGTCCCGGAGCATTCGTTCGGCAGGTGGTTGACTACGCCAGCCGCCAGGCGCCGGGCACTGTGATCATCGATACCAGGAACACATTCCTTTATTTCGTTCTGAACGACACGCAGGCGATGCGCTACGGCATCGGTGTCGGCCGCGAAGGTTTCGCATGGTCCGGCGAACAGACCGTGGCCCGCAAAACAGAATGGCCGGACTGGCGTCCGCCTGCAGAGATGGTCGTGCGTCAGCCTTATCTGCCGCGGTTCATGGCAGGCGGTCCCGGCAACCCGCTCGGCGCCCGGGCGATGTATCTGGGCGAGACCGAATATCGAATTCATGGCACCAACAAGCCCGATACGATCGGGAAGCGGGTTTCGTCCGGCTGTATCCGCCTGACCAATGAAGACGTCGTGGATCTTTACGAGCGGGTGAAAGTCGGAGCGAAAGTGATCGTGCTCCCAGCAGCGCCGTCGAACCGGCCCTCGGCAGCCAACGCGAAGATGCTGTCATCCGGACCGAAGATCGCCGAGGCCCGGTAG
- a CDS encoding GDCCVxC domain-containing (seleno)protein, with protein MQLQSTLTCPACGHKATETMPTDACAFFYHCKGCGTKLKPKAGDCCVFCSYGSVPCPPIQETGKSACCGQGLRVGAESS; from the coding sequence ATGCAATTACAATCGACCCTGACCTGTCCCGCATGCGGCCACAAGGCCACAGAGACCATGCCGACCGACGCGTGCGCGTTCTTCTACCATTGCAAGGGTTGCGGCACCAAGTTGAAGCCCAAGGCGGGCGACTGTTGCGTGTTTTGCTCCTACGGCAGCGTGCCGTGTCCGCCCATTCAAGAGACTGGCAAGAGCGCGTGCTGCGGTCAGGGCCTCCGCGTTGGCGCCGAGAGCTCGTAA